The following are encoded together in the Bacteroidota bacterium genome:
- a CDS encoding HAMP domain-containing histidine kinase, with protein sequence NLLIKTIDDGAQRTSEIVKGLRNFSRVDEQDLKRGDIHVGLDSTLMLLRNKLDNINVIKNYGDIPEIDCFMGKLNQVFMNIIGNAVHAIRANRNVNPKGVLTLTTANAGDYITISIKDNGIGMDDKVKAKIFEPFFTTKEVGQGTGLGLSIVFNIIQESHNGKVEVISAPGEGAEFILTLPKVQH encoded by the coding sequence AACCTGCTGATAAAAACAATTGACGACGGTGCACAGCGTACCTCTGAAATTGTGAAAGGTTTACGCAACTTCTCACGTGTGGATGAGCAGGATTTGAAACGTGGCGACATACACGTAGGGTTAGACTCTACCTTGATGTTGTTACGTAACAAACTGGATAATATAAATGTTATCAAGAACTACGGCGATATACCTGAGATAGATTGCTTTATGGGTAAGCTAAATCAAGTGTTTATGAATATTATTGGTAACGCCGTTCATGCTATACGTGCCAATCGTAACGTAAACCCCAAGGGAGTTCTTACCCTTACCACAGCCAATGCCGGCGATTACATTACCATTAGCATTAAAGACAATGGTATTGGTATGGATGATAAAGTAAAGGCTAAAATATTTGAACCCTTTTTTACTACAAAAGAAGTAGGGCAGGGTACAGGTTTAGGTCTTTCGATAGTGTTTAATATTATCCAAGAAAGCCATAACGGTAAGGTAGAAGTAATAAGCGCTCCGGGTGAA